In Desulfovibrio sp. UCD-KL4C, a single genomic region encodes these proteins:
- the gabT gene encoding 4-aminobutyrate--2-oxoglutarate transaminase, giving the protein MSKTEKLLERRNKAVALGVGNLGPIFADHASNSTITDVDGEEFIDFVGGIGVNNVGHCNEKVVAAIKAQAEKLVHSCFHIAMYEPYVALAEKLIEMTPGDFEKKAVLLNSGAEAVENAVKIARLASGKSGIVVYEGGFHGRTLLTMSMTSKVKPYKLGFGPYAPEIYRIPYPYCYRCPYGKDYPSCDVYCAEQFKNWFIGNAAPENIAALVAEPIAGEGGFLVPPPEYFPRIKEICADNGIYFVADEIQSGGGRTGKMCAMEHCGVEPDLVTMAKSIGGGMPISAVVGKKEIMDAVHPGGLGGTYGGNPVSCAAALASIESLEEGGILEKGQELGDKLKKTFLAWQDKYSIIGEVRGLGAMIALEIVADRESKTPDAVVTKKIVADVVKKKLLLLSCGNFGNVLRVLVPLSVDEETLNKGLSILEEAIAKYS; this is encoded by the coding sequence ATGAGTAAGACAGAAAAGCTCTTGGAAAGAAGAAACAAGGCAGTCGCTCTGGGAGTCGGCAACTTGGGTCCAATTTTCGCAGATCATGCCTCAAATTCCACCATTACTGATGTGGACGGGGAAGAGTTCATTGATTTTGTTGGCGGAATCGGAGTCAACAATGTCGGCCATTGCAATGAAAAAGTCGTCGCCGCAATCAAGGCGCAGGCTGAGAAACTTGTCCATTCCTGTTTTCACATTGCCATGTATGAGCCATATGTTGCCCTAGCTGAAAAGCTTATCGAAATGACTCCAGGTGACTTTGAGAAGAAGGCAGTTCTTCTTAACAGTGGAGCTGAAGCTGTTGAGAATGCAGTTAAAATTGCAAGGCTTGCCAGTGGCAAAAGTGGAATTGTCGTTTATGAAGGTGGTTTCCACGGTAGAACATTACTCACTATGAGTATGACCAGCAAAGTTAAGCCATATAAACTAGGTTTTGGTCCTTACGCTCCTGAAATTTACAGAATTCCTTATCCTTATTGTTACCGTTGTCCTTACGGTAAAGATTATCCTTCCTGTGATGTTTACTGCGCCGAACAGTTCAAAAATTGGTTTATCGGCAATGCCGCACCGGAAAATATTGCGGCACTTGTGGCCGAACCTATAGCCGGAGAAGGCGGATTCCTTGTTCCTCCTCCAGAATATTTCCCTAGAATAAAAGAGATCTGTGCTGACAACGGCATTTACTTTGTTGCCGATGAAATTCAAAGCGGCGGCGGCCGTACAGGTAAGATGTGTGCCATGGAGCACTGTGGTGTTGAACCTGACCTCGTAACTATGGCTAAGAGTATTGGCGGCGGAATGCCTATCTCTGCTGTTGTAGGTAAAAAAGAAATTATGGACGCAGTGCATCCCGGAGGACTCGGCGGAACCTATGGCGGAAACCCTGTATCATGTGCTGCAGCCTTAGCATCTATTGAATCCCTTGAAGAGGGCGGTATCCTTGAAAAAGGACAGGAGCTTGGTGATAAGCTTAAGAAAACTTTCCTTGCATGGCAGGACAAGTATTCCATTATAGGCGAAGTGCGCGGACTTGGTGCAATGATCGCACTTGAAATCGTGGCTGACCGTGAGAGCAAAACTCCTGATGCTGTCGTGACCAAAAAAATTGTAGCTGACGTTGTTAAAAAGAAATTGCTTCTTCTCTCCTGCGGAAACTTCGGCAATGTACTTAGAGTACTTGTGCCGCTTTCGGTAGATGAGGAAACTTTGAATAAAGGTCTTTCTATCCTTGAAGAGGCAATTGCAAAATATAGCTAA